In Desertibacillus haloalkaliphilus, a single genomic region encodes these proteins:
- a CDS encoding Na-translocating system protein MpsC family protein produces MIKSKQEELTYLSSYFSKKLKRHFGKGPETCFSTVKDNLMLVHVRNFLTPAEEVLLESNEIHLASTFRSVIIKKIIADFIDEVERVYGITFDSYHEDWNYDSNTGAIMLVNEVSSQHPTAIKDEGTMDQLLGEQVRKASSDIHREPDQLFVKKLSRSIYVVECKGTLLPIETRLFQKGYSDILIESFRDIRTAFEKKKPMFEDVFGQSVDELFLFWDYKKNKSYITFFLK; encoded by the coding sequence TTGATAAAAAGCAAGCAAGAAGAACTGACATATTTAAGCAGTTACTTTAGCAAGAAATTAAAGCGTCATTTCGGAAAAGGCCCAGAGACATGTTTTTCAACTGTTAAGGATAATCTCATGCTCGTTCATGTGCGGAATTTCTTGACACCAGCAGAGGAAGTCCTATTAGAAAGTAATGAGATCCATCTTGCCTCGACCTTTAGATCGGTTATTATCAAGAAAATTATTGCTGATTTTATTGATGAGGTTGAACGTGTTTATGGGATTACATTTGATTCTTATCACGAAGATTGGAACTATGACTCCAATACCGGCGCGATTATGTTAGTGAATGAAGTGTCTTCACAGCATCCGACTGCGATTAAAGATGAAGGGACAATGGATCAACTTTTAGGTGAACAAGTGCGAAAAGCTAGTTCGGACATACATAGAGAACCAGACCAGTTATTTGTGAAAAAACTATCGCGCTCCATCTATGTTGTTGAATGCAAGGGGACGTTGTTACCGATTGAAACGAGGTTGTTCCAAAAAGGTTACTCTGATATCCTGATTGAAAGTTTTCGAGACATACGAACGGCATTTGAAAAGAAAAAGCCTATGTTTGAAGATGTATTCGGTCAATCAGTTGATGAGTTATTTTTATTTTGGGATTATAAGAAAAACAAAAGCTATATTACTTTTTTTCTCAAATGA
- the ppc gene encoding phosphoenolpyruvate carboxylase yields the protein MINLDDNSTVLRNDVKKLGNILGEILVHHGGVPLLNKVEELRKTTIQLRKSYDEDTYQKLKKDISNLKPPMRQQVIRAFSTYFHLVNIAEQNHRIRRRRQYQLEEDGVSQPFSLESAVESIKEHKVSEEVVQQVLNDLSLELIITAHPTEATKRTILEVQKRISTILQQLDHPLLTKSERKKLEESLFNEVTALWQTEELRQRKPTVIDEVRNGLYYFDETLFDVLPDIHQELEDQLDEHYPNTEWSVPNFLSFGSWIGGDRDGNPNVTPEVTWETLNRQRALVLKKYKQVIKDLMKRFSQSTTRVTVSDDLRTSVEADEKQYMDQDEVWQVETEVYRRKFAIVLKRLKHVGKSAVGYQHADELLEDLLVIQDSVEQHQPSHHKLKTLRKFIRQVKLFGFHLATLDIRNHSGEHEAAISEILKVVNITDDYASLREDEKIAILEDVLKDPRPLLLLNEDYSKETQKLLNVFNMIRQAHNEFGRKSIEVYLVSMTQSASDLLEVLVLAKEAGIYRLHADGQVESHLNVAPLLETVDDLVAGPNIMKSLFEMDVYRNHLTELGNHQEVMLGYSDGSKDGGTLTANWKLFKAQQEIHDIAKEFNIRLKFFHGRGGSLGRGGGPLHRSILSQPVETLGDGVKITEQGEVLSSRYLLTDIAYRSLEQATSALLEASAKVSHSTEQAHHREQAWEEAMEEISKQSLQKYQSLVFADSDFLTYFNQATPLGELASLNIGSRPMKRKGSNRFEDLRAIPWVFAWTQSRQLIPAWYAAGTGLQSFAAQSEENLTLLKTMYEKWPFFRSTINNLQMALMKADLKTAKEYTNLVEDEVVAERIYTNIKEEYERTREVLLRISGDDELLDHAPNIQESVRRRNPYVDPLNFLQVELMKEMRHTDEKPDELLIEVLLTISGIAAGLRNTG from the coding sequence ATGATAAACTTAGATGATAACAGCACAGTACTAAGAAATGACGTGAAAAAACTAGGGAATATTTTAGGTGAAATTCTCGTCCACCATGGTGGAGTCCCATTGTTAAATAAGGTTGAGGAATTAAGAAAAACGACGATTCAACTACGTAAAAGCTATGATGAAGATACGTATCAGAAGCTAAAAAAAGACATTAGCAACCTTAAGCCTCCGATGCGTCAGCAAGTGATTCGAGCGTTTTCAACGTACTTTCACCTTGTGAATATTGCAGAACAAAACCATCGGATTCGTCGTCGTAGACAATATCAATTAGAAGAGGATGGGGTGAGCCAACCGTTTTCACTAGAAAGTGCGGTTGAATCAATAAAAGAACATAAGGTTTCTGAAGAGGTTGTTCAGCAAGTGTTAAATGATCTTTCACTAGAATTAATCATCACTGCACACCCGACAGAAGCTACGAAGCGAACGATCCTAGAGGTTCAAAAGCGAATTTCAACAATTTTACAACAATTGGACCATCCATTGCTAACGAAAAGTGAACGTAAAAAATTAGAGGAGAGCTTATTTAATGAAGTAACAGCGCTATGGCAAACAGAGGAGCTGCGCCAACGTAAGCCAACCGTTATCGATGAAGTGAGAAATGGCCTCTATTATTTCGATGAAACATTATTTGATGTCTTACCAGATATCCACCAAGAGTTAGAAGATCAATTGGACGAACACTATCCGAATACGGAATGGAGTGTTCCGAACTTCCTTTCATTCGGTTCATGGATTGGCGGAGACCGTGATGGTAACCCAAATGTAACTCCTGAGGTAACATGGGAAACGTTGAACAGGCAACGTGCACTGGTCCTAAAAAAATACAAGCAAGTCATTAAAGATTTGATGAAGCGATTTAGCCAGTCAACGACTAGGGTAACAGTGAGCGATGACTTACGAACATCGGTTGAAGCAGACGAGAAGCAATATATGGATCAAGATGAGGTATGGCAAGTGGAAACGGAAGTTTATCGCCGTAAATTTGCGATTGTCCTAAAACGTTTGAAGCATGTCGGCAAGTCAGCGGTTGGCTATCAGCATGCCGATGAGCTTTTAGAAGATTTGCTAGTGATTCAAGACAGTGTTGAACAACACCAGCCGTCTCATCACAAGCTGAAAACCCTTCGTAAATTCATCCGTCAAGTGAAGCTGTTTGGTTTCCACTTAGCAACATTAGATATTCGAAACCATAGTGGTGAGCATGAAGCAGCGATCTCAGAAATCTTAAAGGTTGTCAATATTACCGACGACTATGCGAGCTTACGTGAGGATGAAAAAATCGCGATCCTTGAGGATGTCCTTAAAGATCCACGACCACTTTTATTATTGAATGAAGATTATTCAAAGGAAACACAAAAGCTATTAAACGTGTTTAATATGATTAGACAAGCTCACAACGAATTTGGGCGCAAGTCGATTGAAGTCTACCTTGTCAGCATGACTCAATCGGCAAGTGATTTACTTGAAGTTCTCGTGTTAGCAAAAGAAGCAGGAATCTATCGCCTTCATGCTGATGGTCAAGTAGAAAGCCACTTGAATGTCGCACCGCTACTTGAAACCGTTGATGATCTCGTCGCAGGTCCAAACATCATGAAATCTCTCTTCGAAATGGATGTTTACCGCAACCATCTAACTGAGCTTGGAAACCATCAAGAAGTCATGCTCGGTTATTCCGATGGAAGTAAAGATGGAGGTACGTTAACAGCCAACTGGAAGCTGTTTAAAGCACAGCAAGAAATTCATGATATTGCAAAAGAGTTTAATATCCGGTTGAAGTTTTTCCATGGACGTGGTGGCTCATTAGGACGTGGCGGTGGTCCACTACATCGCAGTATCCTATCACAGCCGGTCGAAACGTTAGGTGATGGGGTGAAGATTACCGAGCAAGGGGAAGTGTTATCGTCTCGATACCTTCTAACTGATATAGCTTACCGTAGCTTGGAGCAGGCGACTTCAGCCTTACTTGAAGCGTCAGCAAAAGTGTCGCACTCAACAGAGCAAGCGCACCACCGTGAACAAGCCTGGGAAGAAGCGATGGAGGAGATTTCAAAACAGTCACTCCAAAAATATCAATCGCTCGTCTTTGCGGATAGCGATTTTCTCACTTATTTTAACCAGGCGACACCACTGGGAGAATTGGCATCACTCAATATCGGTTCACGCCCAATGAAGCGTAAAGGTAGCAATCGTTTTGAAGATTTACGGGCGATCCCTTGGGTATTCGCTTGGACGCAAAGTCGTCAATTAATTCCGGCATGGTATGCGGCGGGTACTGGGTTACAATCATTTGCCGCACAGAGTGAAGAGAACCTTACTTTATTAAAAACGATGTACGAGAAGTGGCCGTTCTTCCGTTCAACGATTAACAACTTACAAATGGCGCTTATGAAAGCCGACTTAAAAACAGCAAAAGAATACACAAACTTAGTGGAAGATGAAGTGGTTGCAGAACGAATCTATACGAATATTAAGGAAGAGTATGAGCGAACACGCGAAGTTCTTTTACGTATTTCAGGTGATGATGAATTGCTTGATCATGCACCGAACATTCAAGAATCGGTTCGTAGACGTAATCCATATGTGGATCCACTAAACTTCTTACAAGTCGAGTTGATGAAAGAAATGCGTCATACGGATGAAAAGCCAGATGAATTATTAATTGAAGTGCTGTTAACAATTAGTGGCATTGCAGCAGGGTTACGAAATACAGGCTGA